In Corylus avellana chromosome ca2, CavTom2PMs-1.0, the following proteins share a genomic window:
- the LOC132171188 gene encoding uncharacterized protein LOC132171188 isoform X2, which yields MFLPLRKPRLGLCPVRRNRLCARWGTDADADRARAMEAQTGPSQASSPPATWDLLYAAAGEVARMRMNEDVYGLNHGRGLLGPLRKPSPVALPVKNNPNSDVGFVSHQSLSHQQLQMQATQFQQLRQQQMMKQQGDWTIPTAPDDPGNGPKQREEQRVRRSQKQSPSGFVPFCIAHSANGRATFQGQGAGPPWFSFIF from the exons ATGTTTTTGCCTCTGAGAAAGCCAAG GCTTGGGTTGTGTCCGGTTCGCCGCAATCGACTCTGTGCGCGTTGGGGAACGGATGCGGATGCAGACAGGGCTCGAGCCATGGAAGCCCAAACGGGGCCTTCCCAAGCCTCTTCCCCACCGGCGACCTGGGATCTGCTTTACGCTGCTGCGGGGGAAGTAGCTCGAATGAGGATGAACGAAGATGTGTACGGGCTCAACCATGGCAGAGGTCTCTTGGGTCCTCTGAGAAAGCCCTCTCCAGTCGCTCTTCCTGTGAAAAACAACCCCAACTCTGATGTTGGATTTGTCTCACACCAGTCACTCTCTCACCAGCAGTTGCAAATGCAAGCCACTCAA TTTCAGCAGCTAAGACAGCAGCAGATGATGAAGCAACAGGGGGACTGGACGATACCAACAGCGCCAGACGACCCAGGAAATGGTCCAAAACAGAGGGAGGAACAGAGAGTACGTCGGAGCCAGAAACAGTCGCCCTCTGGGTTTGTCCCCTTCTGCATAGCCCACTCAGCAAATGGTCGGGCAACCTTCCAGGGCCAGGGTGCCGGCCCACCCtggtttagttttattttttag
- the LOC132171188 gene encoding uncharacterized protein LOC132171188 isoform X1, which produces MFLPLRKPRLGLCPVRRNRLCARWGTDADADRARAMEAQTGPSQASSPPATWDLLYAAAGEVARMRMNEDVYGLNHGRGLLGPLRKPSPVALPVKNNPNSDVGFVSHQSLSHQQLQMQATQQFQQLRQQQMMKQQGDWTIPTAPDDPGNGPKQREEQRVRRSQKQSPSGFVPFCIAHSANGRATFQGQGAGPPWFSFIF; this is translated from the exons ATGTTTTTGCCTCTGAGAAAGCCAAG GCTTGGGTTGTGTCCGGTTCGCCGCAATCGACTCTGTGCGCGTTGGGGAACGGATGCGGATGCAGACAGGGCTCGAGCCATGGAAGCCCAAACGGGGCCTTCCCAAGCCTCTTCCCCACCGGCGACCTGGGATCTGCTTTACGCTGCTGCGGGGGAAGTAGCTCGAATGAGGATGAACGAAGATGTGTACGGGCTCAACCATGGCAGAGGTCTCTTGGGTCCTCTGAGAAAGCCCTCTCCAGTCGCTCTTCCTGTGAAAAACAACCCCAACTCTGATGTTGGATTTGTCTCACACCAGTCACTCTCTCACCAGCAGTTGCAAATGCAAGCCACTCAA cagTTTCAGCAGCTAAGACAGCAGCAGATGATGAAGCAACAGGGGGACTGGACGATACCAACAGCGCCAGACGACCCAGGAAATGGTCCAAAACAGAGGGAGGAACAGAGAGTACGTCGGAGCCAGAAACAGTCGCCCTCTGGGTTTGTCCCCTTCTGCATAGCCCACTCAGCAAATGGTCGGGCAACCTTCCAGGGCCAGGGTGCCGGCCCACCCtggtttagttttattttttag